The Syngnathoides biaculeatus isolate LvHL_M chromosome 16, ASM1980259v1, whole genome shotgun sequence DNA segment cctatcTTACGTTTGCCAAtcaccatttagatgatacagagtagttgaattttttggtcataattccactaattgtgtttggaggaagacgaatgatgagttccatcccaagaacaccatccctactgtgaagcataggggtggtagcatcatgctttgggggtgttttttgcacatgggacaggccgactgcactgtattaaggagaggatgaccgcggccatgtattgtgagattttggggaataacctttttcgctcagtcagagcattgaagatgggtcgtggctgggtctttcaacatgacaatgacctgaagcacacagccaggaaaaccaaggagcggctccgtaagaagcatatcaaggttcctgcacggcctagccagtctccagacctaaacccaatagaaatgaAGAGGCAGAGGAGATGAAACtgcatgtttctcagtgacagcccagaaacctgtctgatctagagaagatctgcgtggaagagtgggccaaaacccctcaaacaaaggctactgtaccaaatatcaacattgtttttctcaggtgttcaaatacttatttgcagctgtatcacacaaataaatcattgaaaaaaatcataaattgtgatttggggatttttctatttagatgatctctctcacagtggatatgcacttacgatgaaaatttcagacccctccatgatttttaactgggagaacttgcaatatagcagggtgttcaaatacttgtttttttcaccgtatatatatgggcggcacggtggaacagctggtaaagcattggcctcacagttctgaggacccaggttcgatcccggccccacctctgtggagtttgcatgttctccctgtgcctgcgtgggctttctccgggcactcctgtttcctcccacatcccaaaagaatgcaacatgaattagacactctaaattgcctctaagtgattgtgagtgcagctgcttATCTCCATGTAATCTGCGATTGGGTgtcaaccagttaagggtgtaccctacctcctgcctgttgccagctagggtaggctccagcactttcgcgacccttgtgaggaaaagaggctaagaaaatggatggatggatgtatggatggatggatagttaacaTCTATTGTGCTGACTCTTGTGGGGCGTAGGCGGAGGCCAAGCAGAACAGTGGAAGCATGTTTAGGAGGAACCTGCTCAACAGGCTCCAGCAGGAGTTCAAGAAACGCGAGGAGACCCGAACTCGATCCCTGCAGGAATGGGTTTGCTTCGTCACATTCATCTGCAACATCTACGACTACCTCAAAGTGAGTGCATTCACCTTACAGTTTCAGCTTCTCTCTCTTAACTCAATCTATGTCACTGGattttgaaattgacacttttgtaGGAAGGAATGACAATATTTAACTGTACTGAGatcatgtggttgcacaagtgtgcacagcCTCTTATAACTAGGATGTGGCTGCATTCAGAATGAATCAATCACAGTGATTAAATGGAGGATTAACACACCCTACCATCAAAGGTGCCCCTGATTAACCGGAAATAGATTTtagctgttcttttttttatttagttttatagATTATTGAGCATATTAATAGTGGCTAAAGGTTTGAAATGATTTGGTCCtttttaatatcacaaaaacaactgaaaactaaacaggggtgtgtagacattCGATATCTAATGTACTGCATGTACTTTAGTACCTGCTCAACCTGCTGTTGCGGGACCACTGTCTTCATGGACGTGGAGCCTACAGTGGCACTGGGCCCTCCAGCAAACATCCGGTATACTGTATTGGGATTTGAGCACATTTCTCAGCATCTTAGATGAGATTCTTCAATATCTATGCAGGCAATTTCAGTGCCccttaatttttgttttcacataGAGAACGGGTGGCGCTATTTTTGTCTAATATTCAAATTGGGCATATTTACTGTTTATATTGAAAAAGGCCCACAGGCCACCATCTTCGTTTTAGGAAGAGTTTGAGTTGCTTTAGTCCTTAACTGTGGTGGGTCAAACTTATTGTGTATAGTGAAAACGGCCCATGGGATGCcccatatatacattttgctgattttattttattttctgattggtCAGATAGATGTACTGTCTATATTGAAAATGGACTTACGGACCCCAATGAATTGTGGTATGATCTGTGCTCACTGCCTGTTTGCCAGTCCACCTTGGTCACAATAATATCAAAGCTTCTGATTGCCCTAAAGTTAAGGTTGTCAGGAGTTCTTAGTTTATGTTTGCTTTATTGGGGCAAAAGTCACCAGCTGtaggtatgtattttttaaactgtataaTTCTCATGATGTGATGTCACTCAGGTGAACAACATGCCCATCGTGGCACTGGTCCAGCCCGTGTATGACTGCCTGATGAGGCTGGCGCAGCCAGACGCTCTGATGAATGAAGAAGAGGTGAGCAAGACCGTACTGTTTAAGCTCGTATGCCTGCTACCACGGTCAATgagtttcttgtgtttttttttcttttgaatgatTCAACTACTGAATGCAGTTGTTTGTGTTCATGATTTGTGTAGATGCGTGGTGTTTGTGCTTCATGATCCTCTCTGCTCTATCTCTTTTCACTGTGCTCACCTCCTTCCACCCCTCAGGTGGATTGTCTGGTTCTGCAGCTTCATCGCATCGGTGAGCAGCTAGAGAAGTCGAGCAACCAGCGCATGGACGAGCTCTTCTACCTGCTGCGTGACGGCTTCCTGCTCCAGGAAGGACTCACCTCCATGGCCCGCCTGCTGCTGATGGAGATCCTGGAGTTCAGGGCAGGGGGCTGGGTCCTCAGTGGCACGGCGCACAGATACTACTACAGTGAAATTTCAGACTAAAGACACCCAAAGGGGCATGGGAATACACCAGCAATTTTGACACAAGAACGTGCAATAGATCCCCGAAGATCAATTCCAGCACTGCTCAGTTAtgcattcttttatttattgtagttTTTATATATCTTGAAGGCATTCCTTTCCATGAGAAAACATTGGTTCAAGTTGGGATATTCCCATTAAGATACAAGCCAATTTTAAATCTTTTCTGAAGTGAAGGAAATCAAAATATCACTTTGAGTTTTGAgaagtattttattaaaaatttgCATTCCAGTTATACCTGTGTAGTTTCTTCACCAGCTAACAACAAAAGTGTTGTGATTTCATTTGGAGATTGCATATCCtgtaattttgtattatttgttccaataaatattaaaaagaaaaaaaacagagccaCACTTTTTCAAAGTGTTGCATGTCACCTTTTATATGAATGCATATCAAATTTGAATACCTGTACTGTGAAAACCCATTTCAGTACAATGAGTGAAACTCATTCACTTAACTACTCATAAAAAGTTAAGACCCAATAAAGTAAAcatatttgtttctaaatacgtTC contains these protein-coding regions:
- the mif4gdb gene encoding MIF4G domain-containing protein B, which produces MENSPEDYRIQSFDLETQMLLKTALKDPGSVNLEKVSNIIVDQSLKDQVFSKEAGRICYTIVQAEAKQNSGSMFRRNLLNRLQQEFKKREETRTRSLQEWVCFVTFICNIYDYLKVNNMPIVALVQPVYDCLMRLAQPDALMNEEEVDCLVLQLHRIGEQLEKSSNQRMDELFYLLRDGFLLQEGLTSMARLLLMEILEFRAGGWVLSGTAHRYYYSEISD